The following are encoded together in the Salvia hispanica cultivar TCC Black 2014 chromosome 6, UniMelb_Shisp_WGS_1.0, whole genome shotgun sequence genome:
- the LOC125192911 gene encoding pre-mRNA-splicing factor ATP-dependent RNA helicase DEAH1-like produces MLEGRRISYEEDGDCPPPSPPKAGETPRTLMMGISEGHSKSEQQPQPDEKQQIHVEKLRKRSRQEYLKTREKKKLEQLINDVQDQEYLFQGVDLTSDQRLKRQICDLDLVGKKIDCSKEYRIPESYDGNRRKGFDAALQRYTDSDSDPAWEEHQFGKAIMKHQKKNFDYELVFEHQIDSVKTELIDSGDGIEEESPLPELESERKSLPIYAYKEQLMKAVHDHQVLVIVGETGSGKTTQIPQFLDEAGYTRRGMIGCTQPRRVAAMSVAARVAREKGVKLGHEVGYSIRFEDRTSKKTVLKYMTDGRLLHEFRQQLRKEPILASYSVIMVDEAHERTVNTDILFSLLKDVARARPDFKLLISSATLDAIKFSDYFDSAPIFTIPGRKFPVEILYTRAPEPDYLAAAVATALQIHATEEAGDGDILVFLTGQEEIEAAEVIVSENIKKMGSNMLWIVALPR; encoded by the exons ATGCTCGAGGGGAGAAGAATTTCGTATGAAGAGGACGGCGACTGCCCGCCTCCATCGCCGCCTAAAGCAGGGGAAACTCCAAGGACGTTGATGATGGGAATAAGCGAAGGACATTCTAAATCAGAACAACAACCGCAGCCGGATGAGAAGCAACAAATCCACGTTGAGAAACTGAGGAAGCGGTCGAGGCAGGAGTATTTGAAGacgagagagaagaagaaactgGAACAACTCATAAATGATGTACAAGACCAGGAATACTTATTCCAAGGCGTCGATCTCACTAGTGACCAGAGGTTGAAGAGACAGATCTGCGATCTCGATCTCGTTGGAAAGAAAATCGATTGCTCCAAAGAATATAGGATTCCTGAATCTTATGATGGAAATCGCCGAAAGGGATTCGATGCAGCATTGCAGCGTTACACCGATTCAGATTCAGATCCAGCTTGGGAGGAGCACCAATTCGGAAAAGCAATTATGAAACATCAGAAGAAGAATTTCGATTACGAGCTTGTGTTTGAACATCAGATCGACTCTGTTAAGACGGAATTGATCGACAGCGGTGATGGAATTGAGGAAGAATCGCCATTGCCAGAGCTGGAAAGCGAGAGGAAGAGTTTGCCTATCTACGCCTACAAGGAACAGTTGATGAAGGCGGTGCACGATCACCAGGTGCTTGTGATCGTAGGTGAGACCGGCTCCGGGAAGACGACGCAGATACCTCAATTTCTCGACGAGGCGGGATACACGCGGCGAGGAATGATCGGATGCACGCAGCCGCGGCGCGTGGCGGCCATGAGCGTTGCCGCTCGAGTTGCTCGAGAGAAGGGGGTGAAACTAGGGCACGAAGTCGGCTACTCGATTCGATTCGAAGACCGGACATCGAAGAAGACGGTTCTGAAATACATGACGGATGGGAGGTTACTCCACGAATTCCGTCAACAGCTTCGCAAAGAGCCGATTCTCGCGAGCTACAGTGTGATAATGGTGGATGAGGCACATGAACGAACAGTCAATACAGACATTCTCTTCAGTTTGCTCAAGGATGTTGCTCGAGCTCGTCCCGATTTCAAATTGCTCATCTCCAGCGCAACTCTCGATGCAATCAAGTTCAGTGATTACTTCGATTCCGCCCCAATTTTCACCATTCCCGGAAGGAAATTTCCGGTTGAAATACTTTACACTAGGGCACCGGAGCCAGATTACTTGGCTGCTGCTGTTGCTACTGCTCTTCAAATTCATGCCACGGAGGAGGCCGGAGACGGAGACATCCTTGTTTTCTTGACAGGGCAGGAGGAGATTGAGGCGGCAGAGGTAATTGTTAGTGAAAACATTAAAAAG ATGGGATCAAATATGTTGTGGATTGTGGCTTTGCCAAGATGA
- the LOC125192912 gene encoding pre-mRNA-splicing factor ATP-dependent RNA helicase DEAH1-like, with amino-acid sequence MESLVVEPITRASANQRAGRSGRTGPGKCFRLYTAYTFANELDENIVPEIQRTNLGNVVLTLKSHGVDDLLHFDFMDPPPAEALVKALELLYALGALNMRGELTRVGEVMSEFPLDPMLSKMIVASEKYGCCDEIISISCMLSVGNSIFCRPKGKEILADNARRSFHMGDVGDHIAFLNVYNFWKENNFSSQWCYENYVQGRSMRRARDIRDQLERLVARAGIPLLSNVNDLDAIKKAIASGFFPHSARLQKHGDGYVTVKHKQNACIHPSSGLAEVCPRWVMYHELVLTTKEFMRQVTELKPEWLLEVAPHYYKVEEIYRLYVEKQRAHCKNRARLNKQGKI; translated from the exons ATGGAGTCGTTGGTGGTGGAGCCTATCACGAGAGCATCAGCGAATCAACGGGCTGGGAGATCTGGTAGAACGGGTCCAGGTAAATGCTTCCGGTTGTATACTGCTTATACTTTTGCTAATGAATTGGATGAAAACATCGTGCCTGAAATACAGAGGACTAATTTGGGGAACGTGGTGCTGACTCTCAAGAGCCACGGTGTTGATGATCTGCTGCATTTCGACTTCATGGACCCTCCACCGGCTGAAGCTTTGGTTAAGGCGTTGGAGCTTCTTTATGCTCTTGGCGCTCTGAACATGAGAGGTGAGTTGACAAGAGTTGGAGAGGTTATGTCCGAATTCCCTCTTGATCCAATGTTATCTAAGATGATTGTTGCTTCTGAGAAATATGGTTGTTGTGATGAGATCATATCGATTTCTTGCATGCTTTCTGTTGGGAATTCGATCTTTTGCAGGCCTAAGGGGAAGGAAATTCTAGCAGACAACGCGCGTAGGAGTTTCCACATGGGAGACGTGGGAGATCACATTGCATTTCTCAATGTGTACAATTTTTGGAAGGAAAACAATTTCTCATCTCAATGGTGCTATGAAAATTATGTGCAGGGGAGGAGCATGAGGCGGGCTAGGGATATACGTGATCAGCTGGAGAGGCTAGTGGCACGGGCTGGCATCCCGCTGCTGTCAAATGTGAATGATTTGGATGCGATCAAGAAGGCCATAGCATCGGGGTTCTTCCCCCACTCTGCTAGGTTGCAGAAGCACGGGGACGGGTATGTGACTGTGAAACATAAGCAGAATGCGTGTATCCACCCGAGTTCTGGTCTAGCAGAGGTGTGTCCGCGATGGGTGATGTACCATGAATTGGTGTTGACGACGAAGGAGTTCATGAGGCAGGTGACTGAACTCAAACCAGAATGGCTGCTTGAGGTCGCTCCTCATTATTACAAAGTGGAAGAG ATTTATCGGTTATATGTCGAGAAGCAGAGAGCTCATTGCAAGAACAGGGCAAGACTTAACAAGCAAGGTAAGATTTAG
- the LOC125192770 gene encoding ras-related protein RABA1f-like, which yields MGSYRADEDYDYLFKVVLIGDSGVGKSNLLSRFTKNEFSQQSKSTIGVEFATRSIQVDDKVVKAQIWDTAGQERYRAITSAYYRGAVGALLVYDVTRNVTFENVDRWLKELRGHTDSNIVVMLVGNKADLRHLRAISTEKAKAFAEREHTFFMETSALEALNVESAFTEVLTSIYHVVSKKALDIGDDPSALPKGQTINIGNKDDVSAVKNSGCCSG from the exons ATGGGATCGTACAGGGCGGATGAGGACTACGATTACCTCTTCAAGGTGGTGTTGATCGGCGATTCCGGCGTCGGAAAATCAAATCTCTTGTCACGCTTTACGAAGAATGAGTTTAGCCAGCAGTCCAAATCGACAATCGGCGTCGAGTTCGCCACGCGATCTATTCAGGTCGATGATAAGGTCGTCAAGGCCCAGATTTGGGATACTGCCGGCCAAGAGAG GTACCGTGCAATCACTAGTGCATACTACAGAGGTGCAGTTGGGGCTCTACTCGTGTATGATGTGACACGCAACGTGACCTTCGAGAATGTGGACAGATGGCTGAAGGAGCTCAGGGGGCACACGGACTCAAACATCGTGGTGATGCTGGTAGGGAACAAGGCAGATCTGCGTCACCTACGCGCCATCTCCACGGAGAAGGCCAAGGCCTTTGCAGAGAGGGAGCACACATTTTTCATGGAAACATCGGCCTTGGAGGCCTTGAACGTGGAGAGCGCCTTCACGGAGGTGCTGACAAGCATCTACCACGTCGTGAGCAAGAAGGCTCTCGACATAGGGGATGACCCCTCAGCTCTGCCAAAGGGCCAAACTATCAACATTGGGAACAAGGATGATGTATCTGCTGTCAAGAACAGCGGCTGCTGCTCGGGCTAG
- the LOC125192466 gene encoding uncharacterized protein LOC125192466 isoform X2, with protein MARSLLLLLASFFLSLTASNAVDSPAATVSLPSCSDHGSKKSIACHVEEAKLKFALLESILEEKIGDLNARTQYLGDCQRRIEEFSSEIDRLKTELSNLKEDQSRNDVKLSALEEEVRLLWAASRQKNFEIYDLEQKALDAERRLEAVASQVEETSQIVTEQWIQIQKFEQALYMVEVQTSKIRKELWKRCPVVKFFINLYSDFCKSLMGILDPYVPRDGSIFSSLKSKAFQTFAAAKHYHYQVIFCCLVA; from the exons ATGGCAAGATCGTTATTACTGCTTCTTgcctctttctttctctctctaactgcATCCAACGCCGTCGATTCTCCGGCCGCTACTGTATCACTGCCGTCTTGTTCCGATCACGGGAGCAAAAAGTCTATTGCGTGCCATGTGGAAGAGGCGAAGCTAAAATTCGCGCTATTAG AATCCATACTCGAGGAAAAAATTGGAGATCTAAACGCCAGAACTCAGTATCTCGGTGATTGCCAGAGGAGAATCGAGGAGTTCTCATCAGAGATTGATCGTCTAAAAACCGAGCTGTCCAATTTAAAGGAAGATCAGTCGCGTAATGATGTGAAGCTCAGTGCTCTTGAGGAAGAG GTCAGACTTCTCTGGGCAGCCTCTCGTCAGAAAAACTTTGAAATCTACGATTTGGAGCAAAAAGCATTGGATGCTGAAAGAAGGTTAGAAGCAGTTGCTTCACAAGTTGAAGAG ACATCTCAAATTGTAACAGAACAATGGATTCAAATTCAGAAATTTGAGCAGGCTCTTTACATGGTGGAG GTGCAGACATCAAAAATTAGAAAGGAACTCTGGAAAAGATGCCCAGTTGTTAAG TTCTTTATAAATCTTTACAGTGATTTTTGCAAATCACTGATGGGGATCTTGGATCCTTATGTCCCGCGAGATGGATCTatattttctagtttgaaatcTAAAGCCTTTCAGACATTTGCAGCTGCGAAGCATTACCATTATCAG GTAATTTTCTGCTGTTTAGTTGCATAG
- the LOC125192466 gene encoding uncharacterized protein LOC125192466 isoform X1, producing the protein MARSLLLLLASFFLSLTASNAVDSPAATVSLPSCSDHGSKKSIACHVEEAKLKFALLESILEEKIGDLNARTQYLGDCQRRIEEFSSEIDRLKTELSNLKEDQSRNDVKLSALEEEVRLLWAASRQKNFEIYDLEQKALDAERRLEAVASQVEETSQIVTEQWIQIQKFEQALYMVEVQTSKIRKELWKRCPVVKFFINLYSDFCKSLMGILDPYVPRDGSIFSSLKSKAFQTFAAAKHYHYQLQGFVRHAIESHELTASLAHEEVVFFVASSLVVFPVMMACMLLLSQFS; encoded by the exons ATGGCAAGATCGTTATTACTGCTTCTTgcctctttctttctctctctaactgcATCCAACGCCGTCGATTCTCCGGCCGCTACTGTATCACTGCCGTCTTGTTCCGATCACGGGAGCAAAAAGTCTATTGCGTGCCATGTGGAAGAGGCGAAGCTAAAATTCGCGCTATTAG AATCCATACTCGAGGAAAAAATTGGAGATCTAAACGCCAGAACTCAGTATCTCGGTGATTGCCAGAGGAGAATCGAGGAGTTCTCATCAGAGATTGATCGTCTAAAAACCGAGCTGTCCAATTTAAAGGAAGATCAGTCGCGTAATGATGTGAAGCTCAGTGCTCTTGAGGAAGAG GTCAGACTTCTCTGGGCAGCCTCTCGTCAGAAAAACTTTGAAATCTACGATTTGGAGCAAAAAGCATTGGATGCTGAAAGAAGGTTAGAAGCAGTTGCTTCACAAGTTGAAGAG ACATCTCAAATTGTAACAGAACAATGGATTCAAATTCAGAAATTTGAGCAGGCTCTTTACATGGTGGAG GTGCAGACATCAAAAATTAGAAAGGAACTCTGGAAAAGATGCCCAGTTGTTAAG TTCTTTATAAATCTTTACAGTGATTTTTGCAAATCACTGATGGGGATCTTGGATCCTTATGTCCCGCGAGATGGATCTatattttctagtttgaaatcTAAAGCCTTTCAGACATTTGCAGCTGCGAAGCATTACCATTATCAG TTGCAAGGATTTGTAAGACATGCAATCGAGAGCCATGAACTAACTGCATCTCTTGCTCACGAGGAGGTTGTATTTTTTGTG GCATCATCTCTCGTTGTTTTCCCTGTAATGATGGCTTGCATGTTACTACTATCACAATTTAGCTAG
- the LOC125196152 gene encoding diacylglycerol O-acyltransferase 3 → MDAAAMALQQPIRFPNTAAASSSTKELGNYAGNLVRLPRGRTKNRVLSSGFCDRGHLQYYSSSFDSEEGVSGRRMSVMNGKEVKSVKEKSVKKMKKKQLKLLKGLSRDLSTFSQMGFGMDSDSSLVDQIKGNMITEATQLLLEQLQKVKAEEKEAKKRIKEEKARMKAAARAQIGANCEMSSSSSSSSESSDSECGEVVDMSSLKRATPTKTILQEAKVVVEEETAPSYPAPIIPTIPPSFEADAAPASLLPSPEEEQPSTSSRVQDISCSVAPSCSKKIEVCMGGKCKKSGAGALLEEFRRAVGIEGAVSGCKCMGKCRDGPNVKVVGQESSSSLCIGVGLEDVNVIMANFIGEHQQIGFAAAS, encoded by the exons ATGGACGCCGCTGCCATGGCTCTCCAGCAACCGATTCGCTTTCCAAACACCGCTGCTGCTTCATCGTCGACGAAGGAACTCGGGAATTATGCTGGTAATCTCGTTCGATTGCCGCGGGGGAGGACTAAAAACAGAGTATTGTCCTCTGGATTCTGCGATCGGGGCCATCTCCAATACTATAGCTCTAGCTTCGATTCCGAGGAGGGGGTTTCAGGGAGGAGGATGAGTGTGATGAATGGGAAGGAAGTGAAGAGCGTTAAGGAGAAGTcggtgaagaagatgaagaagaagcagtTGAAATTGCTTAAGGGATTGTCTCGGGATTTGTCAACCTTTTCTCAGATGGGATTTGGAATGGATTCTGATAGCTCGCTCGTTGATCAGATTAAAGGAAACATGATCACG GAAGCAACACAGCTTTTGCTGGAGCAGCTGCAGAAGGTGAAGGCAGAAGAGAAAGAAGCGAAAAAAAGAATCAAGGAAGAGAAAGCAAGAATGAAGGCTGCAGCTAGAGCACAAATTGGGGCTAACTGCGAGATGTCATCATCATCAAGTTCTTCCTCCGAATCAAGCGACAGTGAATGCGGAGAAGTCGTCGACATGAGTAGCCTCAAGCGCGCAACACCTACAAAAACCATCTTACAAGAAGCcaaggtggtggtggaggaggagaCAGCTCCATCATATCCAGCTCCGATCATACCAACCATTCCACCCTCGTTCGAAGCTGATGCTGCACCGGCCTCTCTTCTCCCCTCGCCCGAGGAGGAGCAGCCTAGCACTTCAAGCAGAGTGCAGGATATAAGCTGCTCCGTTGCTCCATCTTGCTCGAAGAAGATTGAGGTGTGTATGGGAGGCAAGTGCAAGAAATCGGGCGCCGGTGCTCTGCTGGAGGAGTTCAGGAGAGCTGTGGGGATTGAAGGTGCAGTCTCAGGGTGCAAATGTATGGGGAAGTGCAGGGATGGGCCTAATGTGAAGGTCGTGGGGCAGGAGTCGTCGAGCTCTTTGTGCATTGGTGTAGGGTTGGAGGATGTGAATGTGATCATGGCAAATTTCATTGGTGAACATCAGCAGATTGGTTTTGCTGCTGCATCTTGa
- the LOC125192466 gene encoding uncharacterized protein LOC125192466 isoform X3 — MARSLLLLLASFFLSLTASNAVDSPAATVSLPSCSDHGSKKSIACHVEEAKLKFALLESILEEKIGDLNARTQYLGDCQRRIEEFSSEIDRLKTELSNLKEDQSRNDVKLSALEEEVRLLWAASRQKNFEIYDLEQKALDAERRLEAVASQVEETSQIVTEQWIQIQKFEQALYMVEVFVNFVPVLARCRHQKLERNSGKDAQLLSSL, encoded by the exons ATGGCAAGATCGTTATTACTGCTTCTTgcctctttctttctctctctaactgcATCCAACGCCGTCGATTCTCCGGCCGCTACTGTATCACTGCCGTCTTGTTCCGATCACGGGAGCAAAAAGTCTATTGCGTGCCATGTGGAAGAGGCGAAGCTAAAATTCGCGCTATTAG AATCCATACTCGAGGAAAAAATTGGAGATCTAAACGCCAGAACTCAGTATCTCGGTGATTGCCAGAGGAGAATCGAGGAGTTCTCATCAGAGATTGATCGTCTAAAAACCGAGCTGTCCAATTTAAAGGAAGATCAGTCGCGTAATGATGTGAAGCTCAGTGCTCTTGAGGAAGAG GTCAGACTTCTCTGGGCAGCCTCTCGTCAGAAAAACTTTGAAATCTACGATTTGGAGCAAAAAGCATTGGATGCTGAAAGAAGGTTAGAAGCAGTTGCTTCACAAGTTGAAGAG ACATCTCAAATTGTAACAGAACAATGGATTCAAATTCAGAAATTTGAGCAGGCTCTTTACATGGTGGAGGTATTTGTGAATTTCGTCCCTGTTCTCGCAAG GTGCAGACATCAAAAATTAGAAAGGAACTCTGGAAAAGATGCCCAGTTGTTAAG TTCTTTATAA
- the LOC125192871 gene encoding receptor-like protein kinase HSL1 encodes MHHLNRRFHLLLILIVSLAPSLSLTLSLNKEVLYLQKAKLNFDDPNAALSNWNPHDETPCKWNGVVCDSSSSVVSLDLSSSSLSGPFPSVLCRLHRLSSISFYDNFINSTLPDDDLADCLALQHLDLAQNYLTGALPRRISELTRLRYLDLSGNNFSGGIPASYGTFQKLEVLALVENLLEGVIPSFLGNVTTLKMLNLSYNPFSPGRIPPEIGNLTNLEVLWLTQTSLTGEIPDSLGRLGRLVDLDLAYNELSGSIPPSLTQLRALVQLELYNNSLSGKLPSGGWSNMTGLRRLDASTNELTGRIPVELCELPLESFNLYENNLHGGLPDVIAESPNLYELKLFRNRLSGELPSDLGRNSALWWIDVSTNNFSGRIPESLCYNGALEELLLIENSFSGEIPASLGECRSLLRVRLGHNNLSGDVPAGFWGLPHVSLLELIGNSFSGGIAKTIAGASNLSQLILSENKFSGNLPEEIAFLENLLEISGNDNEFSGTLPVSVVNLRQLVKLDLHNNAFSGGFPIGIDSWKKLNELNLADNQFHGEIPGKIGELSVLNYLDLSRNKFSGEIPVSLQNLKLNRFNFSYNNLSGHIPSDYAKAMYKDSFIGNPGLCGEIQGLCNSEDIKNKGYIWFIKTLFVLVGILLIFGVVWFYIKYKKFNDVKTNLESSKWTLMSFHKLGFSESEILEALDEDSVIGTGASGKVYKVVLSNGEAVAVKRLWGPSKAGDDIERGSIRDDGFDAEVETLGKIRHKNIVKLWCCCTTRDSKLLVYEYMPNGSLGDLLHSTKSGLLDWPIRFKIAVDAAEGLSYLHHDCVPPIVHRDVKSNNILLDSEYGARVADFGLAKVVDVASGKGTKSMSVIAGSCGYIAPEYAYTLRVNEKSDVYSFGVVILELVTGRLPVDPEFGEKDLVNWVCWMLDQKGVLSVIDPKLNSGYTDDICRLLNLGLLCTSLLPTKRPSMRHVVQMMQEIGCRSLHKNVVKQVN; translated from the exons ATGCATCACCTCAACCGCCGCTTCCACctcctcctcatcctcatTGTTTCTCTCGCCCCCTCCCTCTccctcactctctctctaaacAAAGAAGTCCTCTACCTCCAAAAGGCGAAGCTCAATTTCGACGATCCAAATGCCGCCCTCTCCAATTGGAACCCCCACGACGAAACCCCATGCAAATGGAACGGCGTCGTCTGcgactcctcctcctccgtcGTCTCGCTCGATCTCTCCTCTTCCAGCCTCTCCGGTCCCTTCCCCTCCGTCCTCTGCCGCCTTCATCGCCTCTCCTCCATCTCCTTTTACGACAATTTCATCAATTCCACGCTCCCTGACGACGATCTCGCCGATTGCCTCGCGCTCCAGCATCTCGATCTGGCGCAGAACTACCTCACAGGCGCGCTCCCCCGCCGGATCTCCGAGCTAACGAGATTGCGGTATCTCGATTTGAGCGGGAACAATTTCTCCGGCGGAATTCCGGCGAGCTACGGAACCTTCCAGAAGCTCGAGGTGCTCGCATTGGTGGAGAATTTGCTGGAAGGGGTAATTCCGTCATTTTTAGGTAATGTTACGACGCTAAAGATGTTGAACTTGTCGTACAACCCGTTTTCGCCGGGTCGGATCCCGCCGGAGATAGGGAATCTGACTAATTTGGAGGTGCTGTGGCTGACACAGACGAGTTTAACCGGCGAGATTCCTGACTCGCTGGGTCGGCTCGGTAGGCTTGTTGATTTGGACCTTGCTTACAACGAGTTGTCCGGTTCGATCCCGCCTTCGCTGACTCAGCTGAGGGCTCTGGTTCAGCTCGAGCTGTATAACAACTCGTTGAGCGGCAAGTTGCCAAGCGGCGGGTGGTCGAATATGACGGGGCTGCGGCGGCTCGACGCGTCGACGAATGAATTGACTGGGAGAATTCCGGTGGAGCTGTGCGAATTGCCGCTCGAGTCATTCAATCTGTATGAGAACAATTTGCACGGCGGATTGCCGGACGTGATTGCTGAGTCTCCGAATTTGTATGAATTGAAGCTTTTTCGCAACCGGCTGTCGGGGGAGTTGCCTTCCGATCTCGGTAGAAACTCGGCATTGTGGTGGATTGATGTTTCGACTAACAATTTTTCAGGACGGATTCCGGAGAGTTTGTGTTACAACGGCGCTCTCGAAGAGCTGTTGCTGATTGAGAACTCCTTTTCCGGCGAAATTCCGGCAAGTCTCGGCGAGTGCCGGAGCTTGCTCCGTGTGAGGTTAGGGCACAATAATTTATCCGGCGACGTACCGGCCGGATTTTGGGGGCTTCCTCACGTGTCATTGCTTGAGCTGATCGGGAACTCGTTTTCCGGCGGAATTGCGAAAACTATTGCCGGAGCGTCGAATTTATCTCAGTTGATTCTGTCAGAGAATAAGTTTTCAGGCAATCTGCCGGAGGAGATAGCATTTCTGGAAAACCTATTGGAGATTTCCGGCAACGACAACGAGTTCTCCGGTACGTTGCCTGTCAGCGTGGTGAATCTCAGGCAATTAGTGAAGCTCGATCTTCACAACAATGCGTTTTCCGGTGGATTTCCTATCGGCATTGATTCATGGAAGAAGCTAAATGAGCTGAATTTAGCAGACAATCAATTTCATGGTGAAATCCCGGGCAAAATTGGGGAATTATCCGTTCTAAACTATCTGGATTTATCGAGAAACAAATTTTCCGGCGAAATCCCTGTTTCATTGCAGAATCTGAAGCTGAATCGTTTCAATTTCTCGTATAATAATCTCAGCGGCCACATTCCTTCAGATTACGCCAAAGCCATGTACAAAGACAGCTTTATTGGAAATCCGGGTTTGTGCGGAGAAATCCAAGGATTATGCAACAGCGAAGATATAAAAAACAAGGGCTACATTTGGTTTATCAAAACACTATTTGTTCTAGTTGGAATTCTACTCATATTTGGCGTAGTTTGGTTCTATATCAAATACAAGAAATTCAACGATGTCAAGACAAATCTCGAAAGTTCAAAATGGACGTTGATGTCTTTCCACAAGCTGGGATTCAGCGAGAGTGAGATATTGGAAGCTCTGGATGAAGACAGCGTGATCGGGACAGGGGCGTCGGGGAAGGTCTACAAGGTGGTGCTGAGCAACGGCGAGGCCGTGGCTGTGAAGCGGCTGTGGGGACCGTCAAAGGCCGGCGACGACATCGAGAGAGGGAGCATTAGGGATGATGGTTTTGATGCAGAGGTAGAGACTTTGGGGAAGATCAGGCATAAGAATATAGTGAAATTGTGGTGCTGTTGCACTACAAGAGATAGTAAACTCTTGGTTTATGAGTACATGCCTAATGGAAGTTTAGGCGATTTGTTGCACAGCACAAAGAGTGGGTTGTTAGATTGGCCGATCAGGTTTAAGATCGCCGTGGATGCCGCTGAGGGGCTGTCATACTTGCACCATGACTGCGTCCCTCCGATCGTCCACCGTGACGTGAAGTCGAACAACATATTGCTCGACTCCGAGTATGGAGCTAGGGTTGCTGATTTCGGCCTGGCCAAGGTGGTGGATGTTGCTAGTGGCAAGGGCACCAAGTCGATGTCTGTCATCGCCGGTTCGTGTGGCTACATCGCCCCTG AGTACGCTTACACGCTTCGAGTGAATGAGAAGAGCGACGTCTACAGCTTTGGCGTAGTGATTCTTGAATTGGTGACCGGGAGACTCCCTGTGGATCCCGAGTTTGGTGAGAAGGATCTGGTGAATTGGGTGTG